CAGACAGGAGAAGGCCCAGCCGGTAGCCATGACAGCACAGGCGTGTCGGAGGTGGAGCTTGCGGTCCAGTCTGAGGGCGTGGGTGATGGTGTGGCAGCGCTCCAGGGTGATGGCCGTCAGAGTAAACACAGACAGCTCACTGGCAAACACCTGCACATACAGTATAGCGCTTCTGTAAGAGCATCAGTTCCAAGCGTTCAGATCACTTCAGTATACGAAGGCtagggcgcacacacacacacaccctcctaggTCTACAGTATACCCACAGTGAAGAACCCGGCGATGTCACAGCCCGCCCCGGTCTGCCAGCTGATAGCATGGTTGTAGTACAGACCTCTCGTACGCACGTCCACTGTTGCTATGACCACCAGGTATACGCCCATACACAAGTCGGCAAAGGACAGGTGGCACATCAGGAAGCGTGGCACCGTCATCTTCGCTCGGCTGCCTAGCAACCGAGAATGGGGAGGGGGAAGTTTAGTATATAACTTTTATCACAAGAACGTATTTTAATATGATAACTGTGTAACGGCCGTCTAGctcttcctcagacgaggagaggcgagaaggatcggaggaccaatgtgcagcgtggtaagtttccataatttaataacatgaaaactagacaaaatacaaaacaacacacgtactaaccgtcacagtcccgtgtggcacaaacactgacacacaaaacaaccacccacaaatcccgaaaacaaaacaagccacctatatattattctcaatcagggacaacgattgacagctgcctctaattgagaaccacattaggctgaacacagaaacagacaaactagacacacaacatagaatgcccacccagctcacatcctgaccaacactaaaacaagcaaaacacataagcactatggtcaggacgttacaaactGCTTTCATTACAAAATTTGTCATCATTCACACATTTGTATAGTGATAAAATTATTGTGATAAAAACAGTTATTGTGATAAATATGGCTTGAGATTTTCTAATaaacataaaacattttttttttttttactaacctAGCAACACAAGCAGCACGATGGTGTTGCCTAACAGTGCGAGCACAGAGATGATCCAGATGAGGACCCGTAGAGGGGTGGAGCCCATGATGTCTTCACAGGGGTTGAAGGCATCGGGGGCGGGACTACAGGCCACAGATGTCCAATTTAAACAGAAGTCCATAAAGAAGTGGAGGTTGTTCTGAGCCCCGGGTTTAAAGCACGCAGAGTTCCTCCGGAAGGTCCTGACAAATGCACGCAAGAAtgcaaaaatacacacacacactaatttaTATGTGACATAATATACACAGATATATTCTATcttggagtgtgtgtttgtgtgtgtacctgttcATCTGGGGTTTATGGAAGGCGCAGCAGTGAGACGGGTAAGTGAGGTTAGCCTGTCGTAGCTTTGTGAATAGGGACAGGGGAGGCAGCGCTCTGAGTGAGAACACCGAAACAGCGGACAGATGCTCAACTTCACCCAGCACTGACTCTGGCAGGGAACTCAGCGCTGTACGAGAGATGTCTCTAAATAcacacagacaacaacaacacttTGACACAAAAACAACTGACGGCTGATGTTGTCACTGACGTGTTGTTGTGGAGCCATGCTTACAGGAACCCAGGCCCCTCTGCTCCTTTGAAGGAATTATTATGCATATGAGAAAGTTGCAGGTTGCCCATGAGAAAcctgagcaagagagaaagagaaaccattatagtatgtatgtatgtgtgtgtatgtgtgtgtgtatgtctgtgtgtatgtgtgtgggtgtgtggactCACAGTTTGTGTATCTTGGTTCCATTAAAGGCGTGACTCTCCACCTCACTGATGCCGTTCTTGGTCAATCGTCTGTAAGAAGAACGATGCACATTTATAAAGTCATTTCATGAAGATGTCATATTTCCAGGGAGATGTGTGGCTACTCTGTGTatgtgtactctgtgtgtgtgtactctgtgtgtgtggctgaaatGGAAAAAATGTCATGGTATTAACACACATGGAACCCATGTGTTTGATATGTGtgataccgttccattaattccGTTCCAGCCGTTACTATAAGCCTGGCCTCCCAAACCATggtgccaccagccacctgtagtgtgtatgtgtgtgtgtgtgatggtggtcACAGTGTAATATAGACCTTGGGAGACGGGGTTGATAAACTGTTCACTTATCCACCAATCccttgtctgcgtgtgtgtgtgtgtgtgtgtgtgtgtgtgtgtgtgtgtgtgtgtgtgtgtgtgtgtgtgtgtgtgtgtgtgtgtgtgtgtgtgtgtgtgtgtgtgtgtgtgtgtgtgtgtgtgtgtgtgtgtgtgtgcatgtgtgtgtgggtagtgtaCTCGGTGTGTGTTTGTTACTGCTCACAGTTCATCGATGGTATTAGTGGTGAGGCCGAGGAAAGCGTTGCTGGGGATGATCACTATGTTCACATTGTCCTGCAGGTccctgcaccacacacacacacacacacacacacacacacacacacacacacacacacacacacacacacacacacacacacacacacacacacacacacacacacacacacacacacacacacacacacacacacacacacatacagagtacacatacacacacacacaaagaaaataACCAAACTAATAACCAAACTCCTACAGCTAAAGATGTACAAATCTTAATTtgtgccagtttgctacagcaggaaaatgatcctgcagcaataggaaatgtacaattattatgtggattataattaatgccATTTGAAACCtttaatacactacaagtttgcatttcctactGTGTATTCAAATgtacaaaagagtgatcaaattaagatcctacatctgtaagagAAGCAGCTCATGTTTCCCACAAAATACAGTAACATGTgaactactgaatactgaatACACACACGAACTGTACAGTAAGAGAGCATGGTGACATACAGCAGAAACGTCAGGGCAGTGGAGTGGATCCGGGAGAAGTTAGGGAGAACCCTCAGTCCAGTGTTGCAGATCGTCCTGAAAAACAGGGCAGTCCCATCAAAGCCAACTGATTTAGGATTAGTTCTTAGGGTTTAAGGTTTAAGGTTtactggtacttacaggtatatTAGTTTGGGCTGTCCCATGAAAGCCTGTTGAAGTAGGGGTAGtggttagggctaggtttagggcttagggattagggttagagtttaggggTTAATGTTAGGCATAAGGGATAAGGGCTGAGGGCTTAGGGGATATGGAACTTACAGGTGACTGAGTTTCGGAAGTCCCATGAAAGCCTGATGATGGATGATGACCAGGTGTTTTGACTTGGTGATGGTTCTGGAGCAGACATGCAACGTTTGAAATACACACATGATGCATGAAATGGTGTGAGAATGGTGTTTGAGTTGTTTATGAATGGTGCATTGATGCTGTTTGAATGGTGTATGAGCGGGGTATGAATGTTGTGTTGAGGGGTGTATAAATGTTGTATTATGGTACTGTAGGACTAATACTTACATCTCAGTTAGTCTGGAGAGGTTAGCAAATGCAAAAGCCCCGATGCTCTCTAACATACCATTCTCTGTTAGCACACTGAGAgagtgttggagagagagagagaaagagagagaaatggggagagagaaatggtcagagaaaaggagagagggagtaaggGAGACAAAGGAAGAAAGATTGGAAAAGATAGAAATGGACAGAGGAGTATAGCAGTGAGACTGGTTGATTTATCTATAGCACACTTgtttttaaagtaactgtccaatgtttccagatttctatgaaatgtgagctataattaattacaattaAGATTGAAGtagttttccttccaaaaaaTACATCCAAAgtaattaagtatgttaaaaagcatATTTTCTGTGtttgaatggtgtgggcgtacctaAACAACAGATTGGTGTGGGCGTA
This genomic interval from Salvelinus fontinalis isolate EN_2023a chromosome 30, ASM2944872v1, whole genome shotgun sequence contains the following:
- the fshr gene encoding follicle-stimulating hormone receptor isoform X1, whose amino-acid sequence is MREMMMMKMKKIMKMLLCVLGCVCVSQAEVAMVNSGEKCTYLCMGNTITHMPTHIPKNTTDLEFKQTHIRVFPREAFTNLQQLTAIVLTENGMLESIGAFAFANLSRLTEITITKSKHLVIIHHQAFMGLPKLSHLTICNTGLRVLPNFSRIHSTALTFLLDLQDNVNIVIIPSNAFLGLTTNTIDELRLTKNGISEVESHAFNGTKIHKLFLMGNLQLSHMHNNSFKGAEGPGFLDISRTALSSLPESVLGEVEHLSAVSVFSLRALPPLSLFTKLRQANLTYPSHCCAFHKPQMNRTFRRNSACFKPGAQNNLHFFMDFCLNWTSVACSPAPDAFNPCEDIMGSTPLRVLIWIISVLALLGNTIVLLVLLGSRAKMTVPRFLMCHLSFADLCMGVYLVVIATVDVRTRGLYYNHAISWQTGAGCDIAGFFTVFASELSVFTLTAITLERCHTITHALRLDRKLHLRHACAVMATGWAFSCLVALLPTVGVSSYSKVSICLPMDVESLPSQVFVMFLLLLNVVAFLCVCVCYLSIYLSVRNSSSPPASAETRMAQRMAILIFTDFLCMAPISFFALSAALKLPLITVSDSKLLLVLFYPINSCANPFLYGLCTRTFRRDFFLLAARYGLFTTKAQIYRTESFSVQQAAWIQMSPKASHGTLC
- the fshr gene encoding follicle-stimulating hormone receptor isoform X3 — protein: MGQPKLIYLTICNTGLRVLPNFSRIHSTALTFLLDLQDNVNIVIIPSNAFLGLTTNTIDELRLTKNGISEVESHAFNGTKIHKLFLMGNLQLSHMHNNSFKGAEGPGFLDISRTALSSLPESVLGEVEHLSAVSVFSLRALPPLSLFTKLRQANLTYPSHCCAFHKPQMNRTFRRNSACFKPGAQNNLHFFMDFCLNWTSVACSPAPDAFNPCEDIMGSTPLRVLIWIISVLALLGNTIVLLVLLGSRAKMTVPRFLMCHLSFADLCMGVYLVVIATVDVRTRGLYYNHAISWQTGAGCDIAGFFTVFASELSVFTLTAITLERCHTITHALRLDRKLHLRHACAVMATGWAFSCLVALLPTVGVSSYSKVSICLPMDVESLPSQVFVMFLLLLNVVAFLCVCVCYLSIYLSVRNSSSPPASAETRMAQRMAILIFTDFLCMAPISFFALSAALKLPLITVSDSKLLLVLFYPINSCANPFLYGLCTRTFRRDFFLLAARYGLFTTKAQIYRTESFSVQQAAWIQMSPKASHGTLC
- the fshr gene encoding follicle-stimulating hormone receptor isoform X2, which translates into the protein MREMMMMKMKKIMKMLLCVLGCVCVSQAEVAMVNSGEKCTYLCMGNTITHMPTHIPKNTTDLEFKQTHIRVFPREAFTNLQQLTAIVLTENGMLESIGAFAFANLSRLTEITITKSKHLVIIHHQAFMGLPKLSHLTICNTGLRVLPNFSRIHSTALTFLLDLQDNVNIVIIPSNAFLGLTTNTIDELRLTKNGISEVESHAFNGTKIHKLFLMGNLQLSHMHNNSFKGAEGPGFLDISRTALSSLPESVLGEVEHLSAVSVFSLRALPPLSLFTKLRQANLTYPSHCCAFHKPQMNRTFRRNSACFKPGAQNNLHFFMDFCLNWTSVACSPAPDAFNPCEDIMGSTPLRVLIWIISVLALLGNTIVLLVLLGSRAKMTVPRFLMCHLSFADLCMGVYLVVIATVDVRTRGLYYNHAISWQTGAGCDIAGFFTVFASELSVFTLTAITLERCHTITHALRLDRKLHLRHACAVMATGWAFSCLVALLPTVGVSICLPMDVESLPSQVFVMFLLLLNVVAFLCVCVCYLSIYLSVRNSSSPPASAETRMAQRMAILIFTDFLCMAPISFFALSAALKLPLITVSDSKLLLVLFYPINSCANPFLYGLCTRTFRRDFFLLAARYGLFTTKAQIYRTESFSVQQAAWIQMSPKASHGTLC